The following are encoded together in the Prionailurus viverrinus isolate Anna chromosome B3, UM_Priviv_1.0, whole genome shotgun sequence genome:
- the ALDH1A3 gene encoding aldehyde dehydrogenase family 1 member A3, with the protein MATTNGTVENGQPDRKPPALPRPVRSLEVKFTKIFINNEWHESKSGKKFATYNPSTLEKICEVEEGDKPDVDKAVEAAQAAFQRGSPWRRLDALGRGRLLNQLADLVERDRTVLATLETMDTGKPFLHAFFIDLEGCVKTLRYFAGWADKIQGRTIPTDDNVVCFTRHEPIGVCGAITPWNFPLLMLVWKLAPALCCGNTVVVKPAEQTPLTALYLGSLIKEVGFPPGVVNIVPGFGPTVGAAMSSHPQISKLAFTGSTEVGKLVKEAASRSNLKRVTLELGGKNPCIVCADADLDLAVECAHQGVFFNQGQCCTAASRVFVEEQVYAEFVRRSVEYAKKRPVGDPFDVRTEQGPQIDQKQFDKILDLIESGKKEGAKLECGGSAMEDRGLFIKPTVFSEVTDTMRIAKEEIFGPVQPILKFKNIEEVIKRANSLEYGLTAAVFTKNLDKALKLASALESGTVWINCYNAIYAQAPFGGFKMSGNGRELGEYALAEYTEVKTVTIKLDDKSP; encoded by the exons ATATTCATCAACAATGAATGGCACGAATCCAAGAGTGGAAAAAAGTTTGCCACATATAATCCTTCAACTCTagaaaaaatatgtgaagtaGAAGAAGGAGATAAG CCCGACGTGGACAAGGCAGTGGAGGCCGCACAAGCCGCCTTCCAGAGGGGCTCCCCGTGGCGCCGCCTGGATGCGCTGGGCCGTGGCCGGCTGCTGAATCAGTTGGCTGACCTTGTGGAGAGGGACCGCACCGTCTTGGCT ACCCTGGAAACAATGGACACAGGGAAGCCATTCCTTCATGCCTTTTTCATCGACCTAGAGGGCTGTGTGAAAACCCTCAGATACTTTGCAGGGTGGGCTGACAAAATACAGGGACGGACCATCCCCACAG ATGACAACGTTGTATGTTTCACCAGGCATGAACCTATAGGTGTGTGTGGAGCCATCACTCCG TGGAACTTCCCTCTGCTGATGCTGGTGTGGAAGCTGGCCCCGGCTCTCTGCTGTGGGAACACCGTAGTTGTGAAGCCGGCGGAGCAGACCCCCCTCACGGCCCTTTATCTGGGCTCTCTGATCAAGGAG GTCGGATTCCCTCCAGGAGTGGTCAACATCGTGCCAGGATTTGGGCCCACGGTGGGAGCAGCCATGTCTTCTCACCCTCAGATCAGCAAGCTAGCCTTCACGGGGTCTACAGAG GTTGGAAAGTTGGTTAAAGAAGCCGCCTCCCGGAGCAATCTGAAGAGGGTGACACTGGAGCTTGGGGGCAAAAACCCCTGTATCGTGTGTGCTGATGCCGACC TGGACTTGGCGGTGGAGTGCGCCCATCAGGGAGTGTTCTTCAACCAAGGTCAGTGCTGCACGGCCGCCTCGAGGGTGTTCGTGGAGGAGCAGGTGTACGCCGAGTTCGTCAGGCGGAGCGTGGAATACGCCAAGAAACGTCCCGTCGGAGACCCCTTCGACGTCAGAACGGAACAGGGGCCCCAG ATTGACCAAAAGCAGTTTGACAAAATCCTCGATCTGATCGAGagtgggaagaaagagggagccaAACTGGAATGTGGGGGTTCGGCTATGGAAGACAGGGGGCTCTTCATTAAACCCACGGTCTTCTCAGAAGTTACTGACACCATGAGGATTGCCAAAGAGGAG ATTTTTGGACCAGTGCAGCCAATACTGAAGTTCAAAAATATCGAAGAAGTGATAAAAAGGGCAAATAGCCTTGAATATGGACTCACAGCAGCCGTGTTCACAAAAAACCTCGACAAGGCCCTGAAGCTGGCTTCTGCGTTGGAGTCTGGAACAGTCTG GATCAATTGCTATAATGCCATCTACGCACAGGCTCCATTTGGTGGCTTTAAAATGTCAGGAAATGGCAGAGAACT TGGTGAATATGCGCTGGCTGAATACACAGAAGTGAAAACGGTCACCATCAAACTCGATGACAAGAGCCCCTGA